From Aegilops tauschii subsp. strangulata cultivar AL8/78 chromosome 5, Aet v6.0, whole genome shotgun sequence:
ATTGCACATGGTGTTCCTTTAGATAAAGAATGTATGCATCTTAGAGCAACACAACCATCCATACTGATGAATCAGGCTAACAAAACAAATATACTCGAGAGAAACTAACAAATCAAGACAGGCGCCTTCATTATGGATACAGAAGATTAGACATGCAACTACAAACTGAAGTACACAGAAACTACACAATTGATGAGCTTGCTCCATATATAACAGTACAAACGTACAACCACACAAGGCACTTTGAATAGCAAGCATCATAAACTTGAATTATCTAGATAATATCAGGTTTTAGGCATGCAATTAGCAAATAACAATCAGCTTACATATAATCAGAACCTATTGATGAATCAGGTATTCCAGAATTGTTATCATCATATGAATCAGGCATTCCAGAATTGTTATCATCACAAACTAACTAATCATAACCTATTGATGAATCGGGCATTCCATACAACAGTACAAACATATGGAAATGAACAGAACTGTTATCATCATAAACAGAAATAACCATGCACGATACAGGCATTCCAGAATTCAAGTCATGCTACACATAAAGACTTAGTCGAATCTTAGTACGAACATTCAACAATTGCTGAAGAGTATTACGAGCCAACTGTAATCATGTGTAATAAGATATGAAACAGATGGCACAGGGAAGGGGGAGTAGCATACCGCGCTGAGCTTGGTCCTCTTGGAGTTGATCTTCTCCTTCCTGGCCTTGACACGGGCTGCCTCAGCAAGAACTGCCATCCTGCGGGCAGTCCCGAAGTAGGGGTTGAGCTTGAGCACGGCAGCAGCATTCTTCAGAGGGTTCTTCCTGGCCTCCCTGCGCTTGACCTCCTTGTTGATGGGCTTCACCACAGACTGGACCTCATCAGAGTTGATGAGGCGGCCAAGGTCAGCGTTGGTCATCTTGGGCCTGGGGAGAACGAAGCCCTTCTTCTTGGAGGAAGACGCCTCAAAGGAGCCGTACACCTCGTCCAGCTTCTTGAAGGCAGACTCGGTCCAGATCACAAACCGGCCgaggtggccaccaggggcaaggTCGAGCAGGTTGAGGCGCTCGACGTTGGCAACATCCACACCAGGGAGGTTGCGGAAGGCCTTGACGATCTTGGAGCCCTCGGTGCCGTAGACGATGAGGGGGCCCTTGCGGTTGATGTACCTGCGGTTGCGCATCTTACCCTTGCCGGGGCGGATGCCGACGGACTGCTTGGCCTTCTCGGCGTCGGCGTAGGCGCCCAGCTGCTTGAGGACCTTGATGGCCTGGGCGGTCTTCTCGATGCCCTCGGCCGAGTCGGAGACGACGAGCGGGAACTCGGGGACGGACTCGATGCGGTGGCCGCGGGCGGTGACGATGGCCGggacggcggtggcggcgagggcGGAGGCGACGGCGACGCGGCGGAGGCGGACGTTGACGCGGCGGTGCCACTTGCGCCAGATCCGGGTGGGCGCGAACATGCGCCCGCCACGGCACATGTTGCCGAAGGCTCCCTGGCCGGCGCGGTgggtgccgccgccgccgacacgCGGGATACGCGAGACGGCGCGGCCCGTGCCCCATGACTCGGCCGAGGTCTGGTGACCGGCCTTGCGGGAGACGGCGTAGGGCTGGCGGCTGTTGCAGGAGACGAGCCTGTGGACGAAGGTGATGACGTCGGGGCGGATCGGCGCCTTCATGACGTGCGGCATCGGGACGCCGGCCGCGTCGGTGGCCATGTCCCCGTCCAGGGCCTTGACAGAGACGAGCGGGCGCGCGGTGgtggccatggcggcggcggcggcggcggggagggggAGAGGCTGGAGAGGGCGAGGGGAGGTGGGAGTTTATATGTGACGCGTTCTGCGTCCAGTTGCTGGGGTTTCGCATAGCGAGCCCAGTTCGTGGGCTTAGTGGGCCGCGCTCGTGTTTCTGCTCCTTCGACTGTTTCGCTAGCGCGAGCTtttctttttgtgtgtgtgtgtattatACATTTATACTGTATGTATATGTACTACCGAGAGCACTAACAGCTAGTGGTGCACGTGTTTGAACGAATTGATTCGTGAGATAATCTAAAGGGGATTGTTTCTACTGTTTGCACTGTTTCGCCAGGTTGAGTGCAAAACTGTTCCTTTCACGAATCACACAAATTGGACAGTCTTAAAAACTTAGACTAGACTGTTTTGAGAACTGTGCAGTGCAAAAGAAACCTTCTCTTTCAGAAAGACCAAATTCTTTGCAACTGAAAAAAGGAGCGCGCGGGCAAATGGGATTCGAACAAGCGACCTTGAAGCGGGTTGCGCACCGAGCTAGCCACTGCGACAGGCAGAGTTCTAGTCTTCGATAGGCAGCACGACGCTTAAAGAAGTAAACGATAGAGGCAAAACTTAAACACCCGGTAGCGCAAATTCGAGGCCCTCTTACTAGTGAACAACGTCGCTAGCCACCATCTTTACTGCGACTAGGTGCCTAAATTGGCAGCCCAGTGTGTATCAACAATAAGCCGCAAACAGATTAAAATTGTTTTGAAATTTTAAGTGtgattttctttttgaaaaaagtAAATACTTTATGAAACACGAACATTTTCTAATTTCTGTACAAATTTATAAAAAGTAGAACCTTTTGTGAAACCCAATTATTATTTTTAAGGAACAAATTTCAAGGTGAGAACATTTTTTAGAATTATGAACAATTTTTTGAAACTGCAAacagtttttgaaaaaaaagcAAGAAAAAATAATAATGCAACATTTTTTAGAAATTCCCTGAACAATATTTGACTTCGTGAACACATTTTTGAAACATGCTTTTTTTATTCATGAACATATTTGCAATGTGAAATTCCAGAAAAATTCTAtaaatttgtgaacaaaaatTCAATGGCGCACGTTTTTTAGATCCCCGGAACATTTATTGATTTTGCGAACAAATATTGAAAacattaacattttttgaatctgtgaacaaattttgaaagtAGGAACATCCTTTGAAAGTCCAACACATTTTCggaatttgtgaacaaaaattAAAATCTAAACTTGTGAACTTTTTATGAAAAATCACGAAcatatttgaatttgtgaacaaaagttgaaaaacgggattttttttaaacttcTCAACAGTTCTTCAAACCTGAACAAAATTTGCAACAAGCGAACACTTTGTCAAACTTGCAATCTATTTATGCAAATCACAGACATTTTACGAAAATTATGAAcaaaaattttaaaaaatgaacaTTTTCTCAATAAGAATTTTTGAATACTAAACAAAAGTTGGAAAAGACGAACATTTTTTCATATAAgcgaacaatttttgaatttcacgaacattttttgaatttttgaacaAGAACTTTAAATAGGAACATATATCGAAGTTCTGAAATTTGTCAACATTATTTAAATTCggaaacaaaatttgaaaacaagAACGTTTGTGTAAAGTTTTGAAAAATTTATGAGAAACACAAACATTTttgaaattatgaacattttgaaaaaacagaaacatcttcaaataaagaaaataaacttgaaagaaaaaggaaaagaaattagatggaaaggaaaagaaatagaaaaaaaggagaaaaaagggAAATAGaaatagaagaagaaaaataaaaataaaaaatggaacagaaaaaaacgaaaaagtaagaaaaaaagaagaaacaacagaaaaagaaaaaaccacAAACGAAAAACTGAAAACCATAGAAAATGGGTTCAGGAATTTCCTAGAAGCTTCCCAGAACTGATCTGGAAACTTCTCGATGGTTCCCATAAACGGAACTGTAGCCCGTGCTTTATCTCATAATTGGGCCGGCCCATCATGTTCGTGAGCGCGCCTGCTTGTGCGAAGTGGTAGCAATTTGCCGCAACGCGCGACGAATAGGATTTCCTGTTTATATGGATGCAGGGGTTAGGGTTTGGTTTGGGAGGTGGGCTCTCTAGGCCTTAGGTCACTGAATGGGCGAATGGAGCCGAGCTATAGGGTCGCAAGATGGTTCGTCAAGTGAAGTAAAAGATCTCTTGGGCCACCTACATCTTCTTGGGCAAAAAATTCCATGGTCCATCTACGGCCTGATAGTTTTTCTCGGTGGAAAAGAAGTGATGGTTTATTCACCTTCAAAAAAAAGTGATGGTTATTTCAAGGGGGCTGCTAAGCGTCGGCCTACCCCTAGAGAAAAAAAATAATGCTAAGCGTTGGCCGCCTCGCAAGCCGTCAGATCTGCTCATCGCGATTTCCATCATTGCAACAGGACACTTGTTGCAACTGCACCTGGGTCCTTATTGCAAAACTTTTTTTAGGCTGCACACAAGACTTTTTGCAACAAGAATCTTGTTGCAGTTGCAACAAGACGGTTTGTTGCAAAAAAAATACATCTATGGCTCACCGTGTGCGCTGTTGGGCTCGTCTTCTCCAGCGACGATGTCGCTCACCGTCGTTTAAACTGTGTCAACTCCAATGTGAGCATCTTCAGCTCTTTTATAACATTCGGCAAGCCACAGGAGGCGGAGGTGCCTCGTCGGACAAAGGTTGCAAGGGAGCAAGGGCGCGGGGCAATGGCAATGGGAGCCGGTTGCGGAGGTTGCCATGGCGGTAGCGGCGTCGCAGGGTGAGACGATTCGGCGATGATGTGTCATGGGTGGTCGTGCCTAGCCAGATCCAGCGACGGAGCATTCGCGGCTGGCCGTAAGCAGATGCGTCTGGCGATGAGTAGTGCAGGCACGCTCGCCAGCAACGCGAGGACGTTGAGCAGATCAGTGGCAGGGAAGAAGGATGGGGGCGACTGACCTTGTGTTGGTCTTCAACAAGCCCCTTGTCGCGGTCAAAGGAATTGTAACGGGGGCCAAGTTGAAAACCTAGAATATGGGTAGCAGTTGTTTCTGAGCTATCTGATCAAAACCAGATCTGGCGGCTAGGAATACGGTGGACACACGCAGAAAGATTAGTCGGCTGACTCCAAATGTTtcctgttgggaaacgtagcatgcaatttcaaaaaaaaatctatgctcacgcaagatctatctaggggatgcatagcaacgagaggggggagtgtgtccacgtaccctcgtagaccgaaagcggaagcgttaggttaacacggttgatgtagtcgaacgtcttcacaatccaaccgatctagtaccgaatgtacggcacctccgtgttcagcacacgttcatctcgatgacgtccctcaaactcttgatccagtagagggtcaagggagggttccgtcagcacgacggtgtggtgacggtgatggtgatgtgatctgcgcagggcttcgcctaagcactacgacgttatgaccggaggcgtaaactgtggaggggggcaccacacacggctaagaacaacTATTGTGTCTTgtggtgccccctgcccccgtatataaaggaggaggggggaggccggccggccctagggcgcgccaagtgggggtcccactaggactcctagtcctagtcggctcccccttccttccagcggagaggggaaaggggaaagagggggagagggagaaggaaaggggggacgcgcccccaccccttgtccaattcggattgggtaggggggggcgcgccacctcttatggcctccctccctctctccactatggcccatgaggcccattaacttcccggggggttccggtaacctcccggtactccgaaaaatccctgaacctcttcggaaccattccgatgtccgtatataaccttccaatatatgaatcttacctctcgaccatttcgagactcctcgtcatgtccgtgatctcatccgggactccgaacaaacttcggtcaccaaaacacataactcataatacaaatcatcatcgaacgttaagcgtgcggaccctacgggttcgagaactatgtagacatgaccgagacacatctccggtcaataaccaatagtggaacctggatgctcatattggttcctacatattctacgaagatctttatcggtcaaaccgcatgacaacatacgttattccctttgtcatcggtatgttacttgcccgagattcgatcatcggtatcatcatacctagttcaatctcattaccggcaagtctctttactcgttccgtaatgcatcattccgcaactaactcattagtcacattgcttgccaggcttatagtgatgtgcattaccgagagggcccagagatacctctccgatacacggagtgagaaatcctaatctcgatctatgccaacccaacaaacatcttcagagacacctgtagagcatctttataatcacccagttacgttgtgacgtttgatagcacacaaggtgttccttcggtattcgggagttgcataatctcatagtcagaggaatatgtataagtcgtgaagaaagcaatagcaataaaacttaaggatcattatgctaagctaacggatgggtcttgtccatcacatcattctctaatgatacGATCCCgtttcatcaaatgacaacacatgtctatggtcaggaaacttaaccatctttgattaacgagctagtcaagtagaggcatactagggacactctgtttgtctatgtattcacacatgtactaagtttccggttaatgcaattctagcatgaataataaacatttatcatgatataaggaaatataaataacaaatttagtatttcctctagggcatatttccttcagtctcccacttgcactagagtcaataatctagattacacagtaatgattctaacacccatggagtcttggtgctgatcatgttttgctcgtggaagaggcttagtcaaagggtctgcaacattcagattcgtatgtattttgcaaatatctatgtatccctccttgacttgatcgcagatggaattgaagcgtctcttgatgtgtttggttatcttgtgaaatctggattccttcgccaaggcaatagctccagtattgtcacaaaagattttcaatggacccgatgcactaggtattacacctagatcggatatgaactccttcatccagactccttcatttgctgcttctgaagtagctatgtactccgcttcacacgtagatctcgccacgacgctctgcttggaactgcaccaactgacagctccaccattcaatataaatacgtatccggtttgtgacttagagtcatccggatcggtgtcaaagcttgcatcgacgtaaccatttacgacaagctctttgtcacctccataaatgagaatcatatccttagtccttttcaggtatttcaggatgttcttgaccgatgcccagtgatccactcctggattactttggtacctccctactaaacttatagcaaggcacacatcaggtctggtacacatcattgcatacatgatagaacctatggctgaggcatagggaatgactttcattttctctctatcttctgcagtggtcgggcattgagtctgactcaacttcacaccttgtaacacagacaagaaccctttctttgactgatccattttgaacttcttcaaaactttatcaaggtgtgtgctttgtgaaagtccaattaagcatcttgatctatctctatagatcttgatgcccaatatataagaagcttcactgaggtctttcatagaaaaattcttattcaagtatccttttatgctatacagaaattctgtattatttccaattaacaatatgtcatccacatataatattagaaatgctacagagctcccactcaatttcttgtaaatacagtcttctccaaaagtctgtataaaaccatatgctttgatcacactatcaaaacgtatattccaactccgagaggcttgcaccagtccataa
This genomic window contains:
- the LOC109772524 gene encoding large ribosomal subunit protein uL4z → MATTARPLVSVKALDGDMATDAAGVPMPHVMKAPIRPDVITFVHRLVSCNSRQPYAVSRKAGHQTSAESWGTGRAVSRIPRVGGGGTHRAGQGAFGNMCRGGRMFAPTRIWRKWHRRVNVRLRRVAVASALAATAVPAIVTARGHRIESVPEFPLVVSDSAEGIEKTAQAIKVLKQLGAYADAEKAKQSVGIRPGKGKMRNRRYINRKGPLIVYGTEGSKIVKAFRNLPGVDVANVERLNLLDLAPGGHLGRFVIWTESAFKKLDEVYGSFEASSSKKKGFVLPRPKMTNADLGRLINSDEVQSVVKPINKEVKRREARKNPLKNAAAVLKLNPYFGTARRMAVLAEAARVKARKEKINSKRTKLSAEEASKIKAAGKAWYQTMISDSDYTEFDVFSKWLGVSQ